AACCCCCAAAATCCATCACCATTCTTGGCCTGTGCTGAGGTAAATTGTTGGAGGATGGGCTTCACATTTATACAATGCAGGACGCTTATCACATCAGCTGTACTCACAGTATCAATTCTGATCTCAGGTGTTTGAGCTTGGGCCTTCTCTGTACGTAGTTGAACTGAAGAAATCCCATGGAGAACCTCTACTGTATAGACAGGTAACAATGAACACCTTAACAACAATGTGACTTGACATAAAACCGGAAGGACACTTGCATGATACAGTGAAAATGTATTGCAGCTGTGCGAGAAACTGTCGGATGAGCTGGGTGTGTGCAAGACGGAGCAGATTCCAAGGACAGAGTCACTGGACTCTGATCTAGCGAGTTTCGATGACGGATCGCCTCTCTCGGGTTTCTGAGAAATGCTGCGTTGGGTTGTTTTTAGGAAAAGGAATGAGGAACATGCTTGGTTCTCGAAATTCCTGATTTCTGATACAGCTGTAGCTTAGGTTCATGCATATAGTGTACAAAGCGAGTGGCGCAAATTAGCCACCGAGTTGAAATATAAGGAAATGATTCAATTATTGTCACTCTTTTGGCCCAATTCCCTTCGATGACACAAAATAGAAATGATCAGCAATAGATGATTCAGAAAACTAATCCATCCCAAGTTACATGCAAGGATCATGTTCAGTTAAATGCAATGAATCTCACTAGGACTAATTAAGTACTGATCAACTTATCGATGTCGAGGCATGAAGGACCAGTCTCACATCAGAGAACAGGGGTGGCTCATGGTTGAATAGGCGATGTTTGGAGCTCCATATCTCCTGCCTGATCACCTCTGGTTACACCAAGCAGCACGGGAAAGGGATAAATCGCTGCTCCTACTCATCGCTTGGGAGGTCTGGCTCGAGAGAAACAGACGGGTTTGTAAAGAACAGCACCTTTCTGTTAGGATGATCATCACATGAATAACCGATGAAATAAAGAACTTTGGGATGATCATTCTTTTTTGGGAGCCTCCTTGAGttttcttctgtttggcttctggCCTTTTTCCTCATCTTGTCCGACTTTGTTTTCTCCATTTTCCTTAGCCATATGACCTGTGCATTGTTACTCCCTGCTTAATACTACACGAAAGCCAGCATTTACTGGATCCGTCGAGAGAGCAGAGACTAAGAACTAGGAACAGTGAACAGGAACATATCAGCCAACGGACTGGATTTCAGACTGACAAAACTCATCACTCCAGTTGGAATTTACACAGAGAACTGTATGAAAGTTGAGAAAGTTAACAAGTCGCAGCATAAGCCGGCTGCGTCAGATACATTGTTTTAAGAACCAGATACATAACTGCTGAAATGGTAACACGAGACGGATACGATGTAACAAGTCATACAACAATTTGCGATCTCACGGATCATACATTGCATTGTAGCAGTCGACTCAAATCTTTGACCAAAATAAGCAAAGGAAATATGATCAAGCATCCTTACATTACTCCTCATCCTCCTTCCTAGAGCAGCTGCAGCGTCCGCTTCTGCTTTGGAGATTTCTTGCGGACGCCCGCCGTGCGGCCAAGCGTAAGATTGAGCATGGAAGGCGACGGAGGCTCGGGGTTGGCCATTGGCACGCCTATAGTTGTGCGGCCAGGCATAAGTATGGTGCGGCCAGGCCTAAGCGTGGCCAGGGAAGACGACGGGCCCTCGCGGGAGGCCATTGGCGAGTCCCTGCAGACGCCGGCCGTGCGGCCAAGCGTAAGCGTCTGCGTGGCCATGGAAGGCGACGGGGCCTCACGCCAGGAGGTCATTGGCGAGTCCCTGCAGACGCCTGCCGTGCGGCCAAGCGTAAACGTCTGCGTGGCCATGGAAGGCGACGGGACCTCGCGCCGGGAGGCCATTGGCGATTCCATGCGGCCAAGCGTAAGCGTGGACATGGAAGGCGCCGTGGCCTCGCGCCGGGAGGTCATTGGCAATTCCATGCAAACGCCCTCTGTGCGGCCTGTAAGCGCGGACATGGAAGGCGTCAGGGCCTCGCGCCGGGAGGCCATTGGCAATTCCATGCGGGCGCCCTCCGTGCGCCTTGTAAGCGTGACCATAGAAGGCTCGGGAGTGGCCGCTGGCAGTTCCATGCGGACGCCTGGTGAGCGGCCATTATGCCCGCGCCTGGCCATGGAAGAAGACTCGGCCACGGGGGAGACCATTGGCAATTCCATGCAGACGCCTGCTGAGCTGCCATTCTGCCTGCTCCTGGCCATGGAAGAAGACTCGGCCACGGGGGAGACCATTGGCAATTCCCTGCGGACGCCCTGCATACCAGCCGCAAACGAGGCCGTAGAAGGCGACGGGGGCACGGGGGAGGCCATTGGAAATTCCCTGCGGAGGCCCTGCATAGCAGCCGCAAACGAGGCCATGTAAGGCGAAGGGGGCACTACACCCTGCATACCAGTCGCAAGCGAGGCCACCGAAGACGACTGGGCCACGGGGGAATTCATTGGCAATCCCCTGCGGATGCTCTGTATAGCAGCCTCAAGGGAGGCCATGGAAGACGACTGGGCCACGGGGGACGCTCTTGGGAATTCCCTGAGGATTTCCTGCATACCAGCCGCAAACGAGGCCATGGGAGATGACTGAGCCACAGGGGAGTCCATTGGAAATTCCCTGCGGACGCCCTGCCTAGCAGCCGCAAGCGAGGCCATCGAAGACGACT
The Brachypodium distachyon strain Bd21 chromosome 2, Brachypodium_distachyon_v3.0, whole genome shotgun sequence genome window above contains:
- the LOC112270695 gene encoding flocculation protein FLO11-like is translated as MNNPVILGCAGDGCTSGVHAWPLFHTHYRGVLCRLCPTCLLLPYPSLYCRYCFLMPGAESPADHDADDTLIARNAPILICMECQEAVVHAACINKARGDNSYSAFFVCPACSSTPTEGQPFSCGVPLDELCRRVLLLSSRIALALLHKEDAQVRAAGQEPAAELVNAIKETYRLMGNAHGIDMPPRENLLQLPAPPQGNNAPNMNMALDLNEPARPPSPATAPIGMEGVCREWPVQHPPPSVPTLPVGREGVCRDFVMAYPDAPSSSMASPGTGMRGIRRELPMASAVAQSSSMALLAASMQGVRRGFPVDCPVAQPSSMPSLAAGMQGVRREFPMASPVAQSSSMASLAAGMQGGRRGLPMASPEAQSSSMASLAAARQGVRREFPMDSPVAQSSPMASFAAGMQEILREFPRASPVAQSSSMASLEAAIQSIRRGLPMNSPVAQSSSVASLATGMQGVVPPSPYMASFAAAMQGLRREFPMASPVPPSPSTASFAAGMQGVRRELPMVSPVAESSSMARSRQNGSSAGVCMELPMVSPVAESSSMARRGHNGRSPGVRMELPAATPEPSMVTLTRRTEGARMELPMASRREALTPSMSALTGRTEGVCMELPMTSRREATAPSMSTLTLGRMESPMASRREVPSPSMATQTFTLGRTAGVCRDSPMTSWREAPSPSMATQTLTLGRTAGVCRDSPMASREGPSSSLATLRPGRTILMPGRTTIGVPMANPEPPSPSMLNLTLGRTAGVRKKSPKQKRTLQLL